In one Flammeovirga yaeyamensis genomic region, the following are encoded:
- a CDS encoding DUF427 domain-containing protein yields MKAIWNGVVIAESNQTVEVEGNQYFPPSSIKKEYFTATDSKSTCPWKGVASYYSLNVNGETNSNAAWTYKRPSEMASEIKDHVAFWKGVEIK; encoded by the coding sequence GCCGAAAGTAATCAGACAGTTGAAGTAGAAGGAAACCAATATTTTCCACCTTCATCAATCAAGAAAGAATATTTTACAGCTACAGATTCAAAATCTACATGTCCTTGGAAGGGCGTTGCATCATATTATTCCTTAAATGTGAATGGTGAAACGAATTCAAATGCAGCTTGGACGTATAAACGACCAAGCGAAATGGCAAGTGAAATAAAAGATCATGTTGCTTTCTGGAAAGGCGTAGAAATCAAATAG